In Buchnera aphidicola (Takecallis taiwana), the genomic stretch AAATATTGTAGATGCCACTACTGGATTGGGTAAAGATGCGTTTATATTCTTTTCATATGGATGTCATGTTACTATGATCGAACGTAATCCAATTATATCAATCTTGTTAGATGATGGATTAAAACGAAGTTATCAAGATAATAAAATACAACATTTAATAAAACAACGCATGCAATTAATATATAATACCAGCTTAAATATTCACCAACTGAATATTAAAAAACCCGATGTAATTTATTTAGATCCAATGTTCCCAAAATTAAAAAAAAAAGCACTATCAAAAAAAACAATACGAACAATTCAAGATATAGTTGGTAATGATACAGATTCTCACTTATTACTACCAATATGTCTATTATTTGCTAAAAACCGCGTTGTTGTTAAACGACCAAAAAAATCAAATCACGTTGCAAATATAAAACCAAACTACATTATCGAAACAAAGAAACATCGTTTTGATATTTATTTAACAAAAAAAAATACTAAAATATATTATTAAAAATATATTTACAATAAAAATTTATATATTTTATGATATAAAATGATATAATTATTATATTATATTACATCATTCTTGATCAGTATTGATACGATGTACATATTTTGCTCCAATAAGTAGTATTGTAATAATAAATATAGAAATACCAACCCAATTACCAAATGACCAAAAAATACCACCAAATGTACCAAGTATACTCGATCCTAAATAATAACAACACAAATATAATGAAGATGCTTGACCTTTTGCTATTTTAGAACGATAACCTATCCAACTGCTTGCAACTGAGTGAGCAGAAAAAAAACCACTCGAAAACATCATTAATCCTAAAATTATAAATATTAAAATATTCCATTGCGTCATTACAATACCTAAAATCATAATTAACAATGAATAAATTAATACATTTTTTCTACCATACTGGATAATAAATTCACTCGCTTTCGGTGAACTATATGCTCCAGTTAAATACACCACAGATAACAAACCTATAACAATTTGATTTAAAAAAAACGGTTTTATCATTAATCGATAACCAACATAATTAAATAAAGTTACAAAACTACCCATTAAAATAAAACCAATTAAAAATAAAGTCGATAACACATTATCATTACATTGTATCAGGAAACTACGCATAATTTTATTAGGTTTTAAAGAGATACTAATAAAGTTTTTAGAAGCAGGTAACAAAATTACAAACAGTACAGATCCAATTAAAGAAACAATACCAATAATAAATAGTGATTTTTCCCAAGAACAATAATTAACTAAGACACTACTTAAAAATCTACCAGAAAAACCACCAATAGTATTACCACTAATATACAACCCTATTGCAAAAGGTAATATTTTAGGATGCATTTCTTCACTTAAGTATGTCATTGCAACAGCAGCTACACCACTTAACGTTAAACCGGTTAACATCCTTAAAATAATAATTTCAATCCAGGTATGCATTGCAGAACATAATATAGTTAATGATGTCGCTAACAATAAAGAAGTGCTCATGACGATTTTACGACCGAATGTATCTGATAAAGAACCTGTAAATAACATACCAATAGCCATGGATGCTGTAGCAGCAGATAAAGATAAACTACTCTGTGCAGGTGTTAAATGAAACTCACTTGAAAAAGTAGGTAAAATAGGTTGTACACAATATAAAATTGAAAAAGTAGCTAATCCAGCCGAAAATAAAGCAATAATAACTTTTTTAAATTTTATAGTTTCACGACCAATATATTTTTTTTTTTCACACTGAAAATTAGTAATAACATGTTTTTGATTACACTGTTTCTTTAAACCGGACAAGCCTTTCTCCTTTTATTTAGGAACATCATATTATATTAAAAATGTACTTTCAATATTATGTTTAATAATATTATATTTTATATAATAATAATATAAAAATTATCAAACCTTGAAAAATCTTTCACTAATATAGCCATCATATACGTATTCAGCAGGTCCTGTCATATACACATCATGTCCAAATCCATTCCAACGAACTTGTAAATCACCGCCTGGTAAAGTCACAATAACATGATTTTTTAAAATACCTTGTATAATACCAAATACGACAGAAGCACAGGCACCACTACCACAAGCTTGTGTTTCACCAACTCCGCGTTCATATACACGTAAGATAATATGCTCATTAGACACAACTTGCATATAGTTAACATTAATACCGTCCGGAAAAAAAGAATGATTATTAAGTATTTTTCCAATACGGCATACAGGATAATTTTTAATATTTTTAACAATAGTAATAAAATGCGGATTGCCAATAAAAATTGTACCGTATTTTATTATACAATCATTTACAGTAAATGTATTTAAACGAAAATTATTTAATATAAACTTTGGTATATTCAATAAATTAAATTGAGGTTTACCCATATTTACAATGATATTATTTTTATTAATGATTTGAATAATAATATGGCTATTTTGTGTTTGTACCATCAGTGTAGTTTTTATAGTCATCTTTTTTAAATATATAAAATATGCAAAACACCTTGCACCATTACCACACTGCGCTACCTCAGAACCATCCGAATTAAAAATACGATAATAAAAATCATATTTGATATTTTTTGCATGTTCAACTATTAATAACTGATCAAATCCAATACCAGTATTTCGATTAGATATTTTCTGTATTACTTGTTTCGATAAATTAAATTCTTGATTAATTCTGTCTAAAATGACAAAATCATTACCTAAACCATGCATTTTTGAAAAATTTAATACTTTATTTTGATTTAACATAATAAGAAAGATTTATATAAATGAAAAAACAAACCTGATAATATTGATCAGTAATATTTAAATTTACATCATGTAATCTCATACAAGATATAATTGGATAAACTTATGAAGCTTACAAAATCTGAATTTCATACTTTATATAATAATATTTTAACACAAATTGAAAACACTTTAGATCATGTAAATTATGAAAATGATTTAGATTATGAAATTAATCATCACATTATGGTAATATCTTTTTCTAAAAAAAATAAAATTATCATTAGCAAACAAGAATCATTAAGACAAATTTGGTTAGCTACAAAACAAAATGGATATCATTTCAATTATAAAAATAACAATTGGATTTGTAATCGTAGTAAAATAAATTTTTGGCATATCTTAAAACAAGCGTGTTATTTACAAGGATCTATGAAAATTACATTAGAAAATTTAATAATATAAAAATATAATTCGGCGAAAGAGGATTTGAACCCCTGACCTACTGGTCCCAAACCAGTTGCGCTACCAAGCTGCGCTATTCGCCGAAATAAAAAATATTTAAAAATTTAAAAATTTAAAAAACACTTTGGGTGACTAATGGGGCTCGAACCCATGACATCTGGAACCACAATCCAGGACTCTACCAACTGAGCTATAGTCACCATATAAGTAATTTAAAACAATATATACTAAGAAATTATAACATATTATTTATTTTAAGTAAATATTTTTCAAATTAAAAAATTGCGCTCGACAGGATTTGAACCTGAGACCTCTACCTTCGGAGGGTAGCGCTCTATCCAACTGAGCTACGAGCGCTTTAAAAAAAAGATAATTATATTTCAAAAATATAAATATAATACATGAACTAAATATAGATTCAAAAATATATTTTATGTTATAATACATTATAACAAATGTTACAATTATTTAGTATGTATTTTTATATACGTTGCATCATATTAAAAAATTCGTAATTTGTCTTTGTCATAGACAATTTATTAATTAAAAAATCCATTGCATCAATTTCATTCATCGGATGAATGATTTTACGCAAAATCCACATTTTTTTTAATTCTTCAGATGAGGTTAATAATTCTTCTTTTCGAGTACCTGAACGATTATAATCAATTGCTGGAAACACACGTTTTTCTGCAATCTTACGGGATAATAATAATTCCATATTCCCCGTTCCTTTAAATTCCTCATAAATTACTTCATCCATTTTAGAACCGGTATCAATTAATGCTGTAGCAATAATAGTTAAACTACCACCCTCTTCAACGTTTCGGGCAGCACCAAAAAATCGTTTTGGTCGATGTAAAGCATTAGCATCTACACCTCCTGTTAATACTTTACCGGAAGCAGGTACAACTGTATTATATGCCCTGGCTAATCTAGTCACAGAATCGAGTAATACAACAACATCTTTTTTATGTTCTACTAAACGTTTAGCTTTTTCAATCACCATCTCTGCTACCTGAATGTGTCGCAGAGCTGGTTCATCAAATGTTGAAGCAATAACTTCTCCTTTCACTAAACGTTGCATTTCTGTTACTTCTTCAGGTCGTTCGTCAATTAATAAAACTATTAAAACACACTCTGCATGGTTTTGCGCGATACTTTGAGCAATATTTTGTAATAACATAGTTTTACCAGCTTTTGGTGGAGCTACAATCAACCCTCTCTGTCCTCTACCAATAGGAGCAGATAAATCTAAAACACGCGTGGTTAAATCTTCAGTTGATCCGTTACCTCGCTCCATCCGTAATCGTGAATTAGCATGCAATGGAGTTAAATTTTCAAATAAAATTTTAGTACGTGCGTTTTCTGGTTTTTCATAATTCACTTTATTAACTTTTAATAAAGCAAAATATCTTTCGCCCTCTTTAGGAGGTCTAATTTTACCAGCAATAGTATCCCCGGTTCGCAAATTAAATCTACGAATTTGACTTGGTGATATATATATATCATCAGGACCAGCTAGATAAGAACTATCTGAAGAACGTAGAAAACCAAATCCATCTTGCAATATTTCTAAAACTCCATCTCCAAAGATATTTTCACCACCTTTTGCATGTTGTTTTAGAATAGTAAAAATAATATCTTGTTTTCGCATTCGAGCTAAATTTTCTAGTCCGATCTTATTACCAAGAATAATTAATTCAGAAACTAACATATTTTTCAGTGTAGTAAGATTCATAAATATCATTTCTTAATAAAAACACTAATATATAACTGTAGAAATATTTGGAGTTATCTTTAGAGGAGGGGGAAGGAGGGATATAAAATACATCTATCTTATAATATTAATAAACTTTTATATTATAATAATAACACGATATTAAAAAAATATCTAGCGGTTTTGGAGTACAAAACATATCATATAATATGTATATTATGTAATATTAAAATGTAAATTTAATAATTTTTTAATTTCAGATGCAGAAATTACGCCTGAATTTTTAGCAATTAATTTACTATTTTTAAAAAATAATAATGTCGGTATACTTTGTATAGAATATTTTGACATAATTTCTTGACAAGCATCGACATTCACTTTTGCGACTATTAATGTTTTTTGATATTCTTGTGCAATCTCTTCTAAAATTGGTACAAAAACTTTACATGGGCCACACCAATCTGCCCAAAAATCTACAATAACTGGTTTATTTTTATTATTAATTACTGTATTAAAATTATCATCTGTTAAAGATATAAGTAAACTATTCATAATATTCGTCCTGAGAAATTTGATTATAAAAAATAAAATAATATTTAAATATATTATACTATATTTATCCAAATTAAATCATGTCTGGGTAATTCAAATAAAAAACGACTTGGTTGAATTTGTATAATTTCATTATAGCAAGATCTTTGATGACAATAACTAAATGTCAATTCAGTTTTAGCTCGAGTAATAGCAACATAAATTAATCGACGCTCTTCAGCAATATTATTAACATGAATTTGTTGATAAGAAGGAATAATACCTTCTTCTGATCCGACTATGAATACAATAGGAAATTCTAAACCTTTCGATGCATGCATGGTCATTAATTGTATAGCATTACATTCATTAGTATGATTAGCGTTTATATTTATATCATGCATAACAAATTGATTTACTAGTTGTACTAATATATCATACGTATTTAATGTAACATATTTTTCACTATACTGTTTAAAAAATGCTTTGGTCCAGTCTAAAAAAATATGTACATTTTGTATACATTTTTGATAATTATTTTTATTAGATTTTATTAACCATTTTTCATACTGTGTATCATGCATGATTTTATATAATATTTGTGTTGGTTTTTCTTTAAAAAAAAGCATGATATTTTTCACCCAAACTGTAAATTTATCTAATCTTTTACGTACATATGAATGTAATGTATTTTTAAAAACATCATCTTGTATAACAGAAAAATAATCTTTATTATAATCATTTGCATATTTAACAATTTTTTTTACTGTATTTATACCAATATTACGAGCTGGTATATTAATAATTCTTATAAGAGAGATATTATCATATTGATTAATAAAAAATTTTAGATATGATATTAAATTTTTAATTTCAGATCTATTAAAAAATGAATTATTGCCATGAATAAAATATGGTATTTGTTTTTGAAATAAATATTTTTCAAAAATTTTAGCTTGTTGATTCGTACGATATAAAATAGCATAATCATGGTAATTCATACCATGATGTACTTTATGTAGTAATATATCATCAATAATTTTTTTTGCTTCTTGGTATTCATTTTTTAACTTTAATACACGAATTTTCGCACCATCTGATAAGTTAGAAAATAATTTTTTTTTAAAAATATGCACATTATTCGATATTAACGTATTCGCAATATGTAAAATCCTTTTTGATGATCTATAATTATGTTCCATTGTGATAACTTGTAAATTAGGATAATCACGTTTTAAAAATAATATATTATCAATATTAGCTCCACGCCATGCGTAGATAGATTGATCATCATCACCTACCAACGTAAAATTAGATGCAGAACCTGTTAATAATTGAATTAATTTGTATTGACTAAAATTAGTATCCTGATATTCATCTACTAATAAATATTTAATATAATTTTGCCACTTATCCTGAATCACAGGATGTTTTTGCAATAAAATAACTGCCACATAGATTAAATCGTCAAAATCAAAAGCATTATTTTGTTTTAAAAATTTATTATATTGATCATAATATACAGCAAAGATTTGATCTTGTTTTGAAACAGCATCTTTCTTTGCTTGTTTAGGAGTAATAATTTTATTTTTTTGATACGTAATATATGAAATAATTTTTTTTAAAATATCATGATTATTTCGCATATTTTGTGCAATAATACTTTTAATTAATCGTGTTTGATCTGCAGAATCAAATAAAGTATAATCACTTTTATATCCTAATAAATCTAGTGATTGTGAAATAATTTTCATACCTAACGCATGAAATGTATAAATATTTAATTTTTGACTAATATTTTGTTTTGTCTGCAAAATTTTATAAATTCTAGATTTCATTTCTTGAGCGGATTTATTTGTAAAAGTAACTGCAAAAATCTCACTAGCTTTATAGCCATATTGATTAATTAATGTAACAATTTTATTAATTATAACACAAGTTTTTCCTGACCCTGCCCCTGCTAATACTAAGCAAGGACCTTGTACTGTATGAATTGCTTGTACTTGCCGTTTATTTAACAACATATATTATTTAAATATCTAAAATGCTTTTCATATTTTTCATGTAACTTCTTAATTTTCTGCCAATCTTTTCAATATCATGATTATAAATTTCTTGATTTAAGTCATGTAATTTTATATTACTAATCTCAGTCTTTGGATAAGAAACACCAATATCATCCTGACGTATATTACGAATAAAGTTTCTTAAAATAGGTATCGCACGTTTTGTAAATAAATAACTACCATATTCTGCTGTATCAGAGATTACTAAATTCATTTCATAAAAACGCTTTCTAGCAATAGTATTTGCGATTAATGGTAATTCATGTAAAGATTCATAATACGCAGATTCTGCTTTAATACCAGAAGATACCATAGTTTCAAATGCTAACTCTACACCTGCTTTTAATATAGCAACCATTAATGTACCGTTTTGAAAATATTCATCTTCTATGATGACTTCATTTGAAGTAACCGCTTTTTCAAATGCAGTATTTTTAATTTCATCACGCCATGTTAATAAATTTTTATCATTATTATGCCAATCAGCAATCATATTTTTTGAAAAATCACCTGAAATAATATCATCCATATGTTTCTCAAACAATGATTTTAACATAGTTTTTAAATTATTGGATAACTCACATACTCGAAATTTAGAAGAATTAGATAATCTATTTAACATTAAAGTAATACCACCATGTTTCAATGCTTCGGTAAGCACTTCCCATCCGGATTGTAGTAACTTTACTGCATAACTAGACTGATAACCATGAGACATGAGATAATCATAAATCACGATTGAACTAGACTGTAATAAACCACATAATATAGTTTGTTCTCCCATTAAATCCGATTTGACTTCAGCTATAAAAGATGATTTTAAAACGCCAGCACGATGACTACCAATAGAAAACGCCCAAGCTTTTGCAATTTCTAAACCTTGTTGTAAAAAATCATTTTCATGATGTACTGCAATTAATGCAGGTACACCAAAACCGCGTTTATACTCTTCACGTACTTCAGTACCTGGACATTTTGGAGCTACCATAATCACAGTAATATCTTTTCTAATAATTTCCCCAACTTCAACAATATTAAACCCATGAGAATAACCTAAAATAGAATTTTTTTTCATTAATGATTGTATATTCTCAATAACAACCGAATGTTGTTTATCAGGTGTTAGATTAATTACTAAATCTGCTATCGGTATTAATTGGTCATAACTACCAACTGGAAAATTATGATTAATTGCATTTTGCCAAGATTGATTTTTCGTTAAAATACTTTCTTCTTTTAATGCATAAGAAATATTTAAACCTGAATCACGCATATTCAAACCTTGATTTAATCCTTGAGCACCACAACCAATAATAACAATTTTTTTATCTTTTAAAATATTAATAACATTGCTAAAATTTTTTTTATCTAAAAACGAACATTGCTGTAACTGTATCACTTGATTACGAAAATTCAATGTATTAAAATAATTATTCATATTTATATCTGTTCCTATATAAAGAAAAAGCGTATAATATTTTACTTATTGACCAATGAATTATTTTTTAGTAATAGGTTAATCTGTTTAGTATTACGAACCGCGCCTTGATCTGCACTAGTTGCAAACAATGAATATAACTTTAATGCAAATGAAATTGTACGAAAACGATGTTTTGGTTGATATGCTTTAATATGATTTTCTTCTTCTTTTTGACGATTCATTAATTCATTTGTTGTAATCTTTAAACAAATTGATCGATTTGGGATATCTATACATATTAAATCATTATCTTTTACTAAAGCGATTAACCCTTTATTTGCAGCTTCTGGAGAAATATGCCCAATTGATAAACCGGACGTTCCTCCTGAAAATCTACCATCAGTTATCAAAGCACAGGATTTATCTATACCCATAGATTTTAAATATGTACTAGGATATAACATTTCTTGCATCCCTGGTCCACCTTTTGGACCTTCATAACGAATTAATACAATATCACCAGCATGAATTTTATTATTTAATATTGCTTCTACAGCAGTGTCTTGACTTTCATAAACTTTAGCCCGACCTGTAAAAACTAATTGATCTTTATCTAATCCAGCAGTTTTAACAATACAACCATTTTGTGCTAAATTACCATACAAAACTGCTAATCCACCATCTTGGCTATAAGCAAACTGAGAGGATCTAATACATCCAAATTGTCGATCATTATCGACTGTATCCCAACGAAATGATTGAGAATATGGTATAGTTGTTCTGATACCTGCAGGACCAGCCCTAAACATTTTAATTATATTATCATCTTTAGTATATTTAATATTGTATGTTTTTAACATTGTGCTTAACGATTGACCTAAAATATTATATACATTTTGATGTAATAAATTAATTTCATTTAATTCGCCTAAAATACCCATAATACCACCTGCTCGATGTACATCTTCTACATGATACAACATACTACTAGGAGCAACTTTACATAAATGTGGCGTTGTTCGTGATAATCTGTCAATATCTTTCATAGTAAAATCGACACTACCTTCTTGTGCGGCAGCTAATAAATGTAAAATAGTATTTGTAGATCCACCCATTGCAATATCTACACGCATAGCATTTTCAAAAGCAAGCTTATTTGCAATATTACGAGGTAAAACAGACGTATCATTACAATGATAATATTGTTGAGTTGCTATTACTATTGCTTTTGCAGAATCGATAAATATTTGTTTTCGATCAACATGTGTAGCTAATATAGTACCATTACCCGGTAATGCTAAACCTATGGCTTCCATTAAACAATTCATAGAATTTGCTGTAAACATACCTGAACATGAACCACATGTAGGACACGCAGATGTTTCAATATCATATACATGATCATCAGATATTTTTGAATCAGCACTATTACTGATCGCATCTACCAAATTAATTTTCTTAAATTCATTATTTAAAGAAACTTTACCAGCCTCCATAGGACCACCAGAAACAAATACAGATGGTATATTTAATCTTAATGCAGCCATAAACATAGCTGGAGTGATTTTATCGCAATTAGAAATACAAATCATAGCATCAACACAATGCGCATTAATCATATATTCAATTGAATCAGCGATCAATTCACGCGAAGGTAAAGAATATAACATACCTTCATGTCCCATGGCAATACCATCATCTACAGCAATAGTATTGAATTCTTTTGCTACACCTTGACCGGTTTTATTAATCACATCCACAATTAATGTACCAACATCTTGTAGGTGTATATGTCCAGGGACAAATTGAGCAAAGGAATTAACAACTGCGATAATAGGTTTTTTAAAATCATCATCTTTCATTCCTGTAGCACGCCATAATGCTCTAGCACCTGCCATATTTCTACCACTAGTACTAGTTTTAGAACGATATTTAGGCATAATTTCTAATCTCTACAATAGAATATCTATATGGTTAAAAAATATTTATTAAAAATCCATGATTATATTTTATTTATATCAATTAATATATTATGTATAAAAAAGATTCTTAAAAAACGTATAACTACACAGGGATGAAGGGACTTGAACCCCTAACTTTCGGTTTTGGAGACCGATACTCTACCAATTGAGTTACATCCCTATATAAATTATAAGTATACTATTTTAAATATATTTAGTCTATTTAAAAATAAATCAAAAAATCACAAAATTAATTTTCGAATTTAATCGTTAGAAATATTACTATAAAAAATACATTATATACAAAAAATAATATATTAATTTTTTAGATATTATAAAATAACATCATTTATATTAAAATTCTATATTATATAATTTATTAAAGGCATAACATGAAGTTTCCAATTTATTTAGATTATGCATCAACAACACCGGTAGATACAGAAATAGTAAAAAAAATGATCAACTACCTCACTCTTAATGGTACATTTGGTAATTCTGCATCACGATCACATCAATTTGGTTGGTTAGCAGAAGAAGCAATAGATATTGCACGTGAACAAATTGCAGAATTAATTCATGCTGATCCAAGGGAAATTATCTTTACTTCAGGTGCTACCGAATCTAATAATCTCGCTATTAAAGGTTGTTGTAGTTTTTATCGTAATAAGGGTAATCATATTATCACAAGTAGTACTGAACATAAATCAGTATTAGATACTTGTAGATATCTAGAACAAAAGAAATACTCTGTTACATATATTAATCCAAAAAAAAATGGTATAATTGATTTACAAGATATTATAAAAAACATAAAAAAAAATACAATATTAATTTCAATTATGTATGTTAATAATGAAACTGGAACTATACAAGATATAAACAATATTTCCAACATATGTCGTAAAAAAAATATTTTTTTACATGTAGATGCAACACAAGCTATAGGTAAAATACCAATCAATTTAAACAAGACTTATATTAATTTAATGTCATTTTCAGCACATAAGATTTATGGACCGAAAGGTATTGGTGTATTATATATTAAACGTAAACCAAGAATTAGACTAACTCCACAAATACATGGCGGGAGCCATGAACGAGGAATGCGATCTGGTACATTACCAGTACATCAAATTGTTGGTATGGGCGCTGCATGTAAAATTGCAAACCGTAATCTACCTCATGAAATAACACGTATATTTCATTTACGTAATATGCTTTGGGACGGTATTAAAAATATTGAAGAAATATATTTAAATACTAATTTACAATATAGTGCACCACATATTTTAAATGTAAGCTTTAATTTTGTAGAAGGTGAATCTTTAATCATGGCATTAAAAAATCTAGCAGTGTCATCTGGATCTGCTTGTACCTCAGCAAGTTTAGAACCGTCATATGTACTAAAAGCATTAGGCTTGAAAGACGAATTAGCACATAGCTCAATTAGATTTTCAATAGGACGGTTTACAACAGAAGCAGAAATTACATATACAATCAATATGATTCATACAGCAATACATAAATTACGTGAATTATCCCCATTATGGGAAATGTTTAAAGATGGCATTGATCTAAATAAAGTAAAATGGCAACATAACTAAACTTCAAGATAAGGTAAACATATGACATATAGTAAAAAAGTTATTGATCATTACGAAAATCCTCGTAATGTCGGATCTTTTAAAAACGTACAATCTAAAAAAATTGGTAGTGGACTAGTTGGTGCTCCAGCTTGTGGAGATGTTATGAAATTACAAATTAAAGTTAATGAAAAAGGAATTATTGAAGATGCTTGTTTCAAAACATACGGATGCGGTTCCGCAATTGCCTCAAGTTCTTTAATTACCGAATGGATTAAAGGAAAATCTATAGAAGAAGCGGAGAAAATTACAAATACTACTATTGCGGATGAATTAGATTTACCACCGGTAAAAATTCACTGTTCAATTCTTGCAGAAGATGCAATTAAAGCAGCAATTCAAGACTATAAAAAAAAAAAATAACAATTTTCAGCATTCCTGACATATTTACATGTTATATAATTGTAATATTTCAGGAATATACAAACCGAATATATAGAGTAAATATTATAAAAATAAATTTATTTTAATAAGGCTAATAATATGTCAAAAATTATTTTTTTACCAAATAAAATTTTATTATCAAAACAAAAAATATGTATTATGAAAATTGGTGAAACCATTTTAGACATTGCTTTAAAAAATAATATTAATATGCAACACGCATGTGAAAAATCATGCGCTTGTAGTACCTGTCATTGTATTATTCGACAAGGATATGAATCATTATCGGAAATTACAGAAAAAGAAAATGATGTGCTAGATAAAGCATATGGTGTTGAATACTATAGTCGTTTAGCTTGCCAGGCAAAAATCTTAAATTTAAATATAACTATTAAAGTTGAAATACCACAGACAAAATAAATAAATAAAATTTAAAAATATATTTATCGAATCATATATGGATTGCTTTTATTTTTAAAAATAATTTTAATAATACTACCAAAAAGATGTAACCGATCTTGAAAAAAATTTATTAAATAACGTTTATAATTTTTTGAAATATACATTAATTGATTTCCATGTATTACAATTGTAGGCGGGTTATATCCTCCGGGATGTGCATATTGTAATTTTATTTGTTTACCCCGAATCACTTTCGGAGGATACTCCTGAATCGCTTGATACATTATCTTTGTTAATTCAGAAGATTTCATAATAAAATTAATATTATTATTTAATTTATTAATTAAAAAAAATATTTTCTTTATACCTATTTGATATAAAGCAGAAATAAAATGAATATAAAAACAATGTATAATTTTATACTTATAATATAAATAATTTCTTATTTTATTTTTTTCTACAATAGATAATTTTTCTGATTTATTAATTAATATTAATATTTTTTTTCCAGATTGAATCATAACATTTAACAACCATAGATCTTGCTTATTAAAACCATCAGTATAATCTACAATTAAAATTGA encodes the following:
- a CDS encoding IscS subfamily cysteine desulfurase, with translation MKFPIYLDYASTTPVDTEIVKKMINYLTLNGTFGNSASRSHQFGWLAEEAIDIAREQIAELIHADPREIIFTSGATESNNLAIKGCCSFYRNKGNHIITSSTEHKSVLDTCRYLEQKKYSVTYINPKKNGIIDLQDIIKNIKKNTILISIMYVNNETGTIQDINNISNICRKKNIFLHVDATQAIGKIPINLNKTYINLMSFSAHKIYGPKGIGVLYIKRKPRIRLTPQIHGGSHERGMRSGTLPVHQIVGMGAACKIANRNLPHEITRIFHLRNMLWDGIKNIEEIYLNTNLQYSAPHILNVSFNFVEGESLIMALKNLAVSSGSACTSASLEPSYVLKALGLKDELAHSSIRFSIGRFTTEAEITYTINMIHTAIHKLRELSPLWEMFKDGIDLNKVKWQHN
- the iscU gene encoding Fe-S cluster assembly scaffold IscU, coding for MTYSKKVIDHYENPRNVGSFKNVQSKKIGSGLVGAPACGDVMKLQIKVNEKGIIEDACFKTYGCGSAIASSSLITEWIKGKSIEEAEKITNTTIADELDLPPVKIHCSILAEDAIKAAIQDYKKKK
- the fdx gene encoding ISC system 2Fe-2S type ferredoxin, encoding MSKIIFLPNKILLSKQKICIMKIGETILDIALKNNINMQHACEKSCACSTCHCIIRQGYESLSEITEKENDVLDKAYGVEYYSRLACQAKILNLNITIKVEIPQTK